GGGCCACGGTGGCGCGCAGCAGCGCGCCGCAGTCGGGGGCGGCGGCCTGGGCCGGGCGGGCAAACACTAGCTGGGCGCGCTCGCCCACGGCGGCCAGCAGGGCCAGGCAGCCCGCCGCGCACAGGTGCCCGGCCAGAGCGCGCACCTCATCCACCGTCCGCCCGGCGAAGGCGCGGCGCACCACGCGCAGCCCGCCGCGCTCGACGGCCTGCGCGGCCAGCTCGGCGGCCTCGGCCAGCAGCAGCCGCTCGCTGGCCTGGGCCAGGGCCTTGCGGCTGCGCTCCTCGGCCTCGCGCAGGCGAGCCACCGCGTCGGGCAGCTCGGCGGGGGCCACGCTGAACACCCCGGCCAGCTGGGCGCTGACCGCATCCTTGGCCTGGTAGTCGCGCAGGGCGCGCCCGCCGCACAGGAACTCGACCCGCGTGAGCTCGCCCCGCCGCTCGGCGCGGCGGATGTGCACCACGCCCACCCCGCCGGTCGAGCGCGGGTGGGTGCCGCCGCAGGCCGAGTGGTCGAAGTCGGGCACCGAGACCACGCGGATGGGGCCGCTGACCTTGGGCGGCCTGCGCAGCGCGATGGTGGCCAGCTCCTCGGCGGTGACGAAGCGGGCCAGCACAGGCCGGTCCTCCCAGATCACCTCGTTCACCAGCGCCTCGGCCCCCGCCGCCTGCTCGGCGGACAGCTGGCCCTCGATGTCGATCGTCACCAGCCCCACGCCCAAGTGAAACGAGACCGTGCGCAGATCGTACAGCTGCTCCAGCGCCGCCGAGAGCATGTGCTGGCCCAGATGCTGCTGCATATGGTCGAAGCGCCGCGCCCAGTCGATCTCGCCCACCGCCGCATCGGCCGCAAGCGGCGCGGCCAGCCGGTGCCAGACCA
The sequence above is a segment of the Chloroflexia bacterium SDU3-3 genome. Coding sequences within it:
- a CDS encoding alanyl-tRNA editing protein, with protein sequence MQTERLYYSDPYIRSFSAQVVGRREQAGHHEVALDQTAFYPEGGGQPGDQGLLGGVAVIDTQAEDGVVWHRLAAPLAADAAVGEIDWARRFDHMQQHLGQHMLSAALEQLYDLRTVSFHLGVGLVTIDIEGQLSAEQAAGAEALVNEVIWEDRPVLARFVTAEELATIALRRPPKVSGPIRVVSVPDFDHSACGGTHPRSTGGVGVVHIRRAERRGELTRVEFLCGGRALRDYQAKDAVSAQLAGVFSVAPAELPDAVARLREAEERSRKALAQASERLLLAEAAELAAQAVERGGLRVVRRAFAGRTVDEVRALAGHLCAAGCLALLAAVGERAQLVFARPAQAAAPDCGALLRATVAQFGGRGGGQPAMAQGGIASAADADAALDAALAQL